A single Cyclopterus lumpus isolate fCycLum1 chromosome 15, fCycLum1.pri, whole genome shotgun sequence DNA region contains:
- the erlin1 gene encoding erlin-1, producing the protein MTMPHVGAIFGAIAGVMAIMLHSSIHKIEEGHLAVYYRGGALLTSPNGPGYHIMMPFITTFRSVQTTLQTDEIKNVPCGTSGGVMIYFDRIEVVNMLVPLAVLEIVRNYTADYDKTLIFNKIHHELNQFCSVHTLQEVYIELFDIIDENMKIALQKDLNVMAPGLTIQAVRVTKPKIPESIRRNFELMEAEKTRLLITAQTQRVVEKEAETERKRAIIEAQKVAQVAEIHFQQKVMEKETEKRISQIEDSAYLAREKAKADAEYYTAERFSEANKVKLTPMYLELMKYQSIAANSKIYFGQDIPNMFVEGTNGPSKSVRSLHPSQPDLLKTKPEGQ; encoded by the exons ATGACAATGCCGCACGTAGGGGCAATATTTGGAGCAATAGCAGGAGTGATGGCCATCATGTTGCACTCCTCCATTCACAAGATAGAAGAAGGACACCTTGCTGTGTACTACAG gGGTGGGGCATTGCTGACTTCTCCCAACGGTCCTGGATATCACATTATGATGCCTTTTATTACCACATTCAGATCAGTTCAG ACCACTCTCCAAACAGATGAGATCAAGAATGTGCCTTGTGGAACAAG tggtgGTGTGATGATCTATTTTGACAGAATTGAAGTTGTTAACATGCTGGTCCCTTTAGCAG tGTTGGAAATTGTGAGGAACTACACAGCTGATTATGACAAAACTCTAATATTCAACAAGATTCACCATGAACTCAATCAGTTCTGCAgtgtacacacactacaggAGGTCTACATTGAGTTATTTG ACATTATAGATGAGAACATGAAGATTGCTTTGCAGAAAGATCTCAATGTTATGGCACCTGGACTTACAATACAG GCAGTCCGTGTTACCAAGCCAAAGATCCCTGAATCTATCAGGAGGAACTTTGAACTCAT GGAAGCAGAGAAGACTCGTCTGTTAATAACAGCTCAGACTCAGAGGGTGGTGGAAAAGGAAGCTGAGACTGAAAGAAAGAGGGCCATTATTG AGGCGCAGAAAGTGGCCCAGGTAGCAGAGATCCATTTCCAACAGAAGGTGAtggagaaagagacggagaagAGGATCTCTCAAATAGAGG ATTCTGCTTACTTGGCGAGGGAGAAGGCTAAAGCTGATGCTGAGTATTACACTGCTGAACGGTTTTCTGAAGCAAACAAG GTGAAGTTAACCCCAATGTACCTGGAGCTGATGAAGTACCAGTCCATAGCAGCTAACAGTAAGATCTACTTTGGCCAGGACATCCCCAACATGTTTGTAGAGGGAACCAACGGCCCCTCTAAGTCTGTGCGCTCTCTTCATCCGTCTCAACCAGACTTGCTAAAAACAAAGCCAGAAGGGCAATGA